AGTAGTACGTACGTAGATAGTAGGTAAGTAAGCCCTGGAGCCCGGCCATGTCCAGCCCGCAGCCCGACACCGCGCCCGTGGCGACGCTGTTCGGTGTCGCGGTCGACGTGGAGTGCACCGCCGTGCTGCGGGGTGTCGACCTGACCGTGGCCGCGGGCGAATGCCTGGGACTGGTGGGGGCCAACGGGTCGGGCAAGAGCACCCTGCTGCGCGTGCTGGCGACCCTGCTGCCGCCGGTCGGCGGGCGCGGCCAGATCCTCGGCGCGGCGCTGGGCAGCGCCGGTTGTGCCGCGGTGCGCCCGCGGATCGTGCTGGTCGGCCATGCCGCCGCGCTGTACCCGCGGCTGACGTTGCGGGAGAACCTGCAGTTCGTGGCCCGGCTGACCGGGCGGGCTGAGCGGGCGGCTGACGACGCGCTGGAGGCGGTCGGGCTGGGTTCCGCGCGGGACCGCCGGGCGGAGGTGTGCTCGCAGGGCATGCTGCGGCGGGCCGAGCTGGCCAGGGTGCTGCTGTCCGAGCCCCGGTTGCTGCTGCTCGACGAGGCGCACGCGGGCCTGGATGCCGCGTCGGTCGGCCTGGTCGAGGCCGTCGTCGAGCGGGTGCGTGACGGCGGCGGCACGAGCGTGGTGGTCTCACACGACCACCCGCGGCTGCGCGGCCTCGCCGATCGGCTGGTGGAGATCGCCGACGGACGGGTGGTACCGGTGCGGGAGGGGGCCGCGGCGTGACAGCCGTGACGGTTCCGGGGGCGCTGCGGCAGGGGGTCGAGCTGGCTCGCAAGGATCTGCGGCTGGAGCTGCGCGCCGGGGAGGCCCTGCTGGTGACCGCTCCGTTCGGGGCGGTGGCGTTGCTGCTGGTGCCGCTGGCGGTGGGCAGCGACGTGCCGCTGCTACGGCAGGTCGGACCGGGTCTGTACTGGGTGGTCGTGGTGTTGTTCGGCGTGCTGGTGACGCTGCGGCAGAGCGCGGTGGACGATCCGGCGCTGGCGGCGATGCTGCGGCTGTGCGGAGTGCATCCGGGTGTGCGGCTCGGTGGCCGGGCGGCGGCGAACGCGGTGCTGCTGCTGGCGTTCGAGGTGCTGCTGGCGCCGGTCGCGGTGGTGCTCTACGACCCGGAGGTGTCCGGCTGGCCGTGGCTGCTGGCGGCGTTGCCGCTGGTGGCCGCCGGGCTGGCGGTGCTGGGCACGCTGGCGAACGCGCTCGCGCACGGGCTGGCCGGGCGGACCACGCTCGGGTCACTGCTGGTCGTGCCGGTGGCGCTGCCGCTGCTGCTGGGCGCGAGCCAGACGCTGGAGGTCGCCCGCTACGGCCGGGCTCCGTGGTCGTGGTTGTTGCTCATGCTGACGGTGGACCTCGCCACGGCGGTGGCCGTGGGGTTGACCGCCCGGCACCTTGAGGAGTCCACATGAGACTGTTCGGACGCCGCCTGCCCCTCGCGGTCGCGGTGACGGTGGCGGTCGGCGTGGCCGGCGCGATGCTGGCCCCGCCGGACCGGTTGCAGGGCAACCTGCAGCGGCTGATGTACATGCACGTCCCGGCGGCGTGGACGGCCTACCTGAGCTTCGCGGTGACGCTGGGTGCGAGCGTGGCCTGGTTGTGGCGGCGCCGGTCCCGCTACGACCGGCTCGCCGCGGCCAGCGCCGAGGTCGGCGTGTTCTTCACCGGGCTGGCGATCGCGCTCGGCTCGATCTGGGGCAAACCCACGTGGGGCGTGTGGTGGACCTGGGACCCGCGGGTGATCACCACGGCGGTGATGTTCTTCGTCTACCTGGGCTATCTGGCGTTGCGCCGCGCCGCCCTCGATCCGGCGGCCAGGGCGCGCCGCTCGGCGGTCTATGGCGTGGTGGCGTTCATGCAGGTGCCGATCGTGCACATGTCGGTGGTGTGGTGGCGGGCGCTGCACCAGCCGCCGACCGTGCTCAAACCGGGCGAGCCGAGCATCGACCCCACCATGCTGGCGGCGCTGCTGGTGAACGTGCTGGCGTTCACGCTGCTGTACCTGCTCATGCTGCGGGCACGCGCTCAGCTGGCCGTCCTGGAAGAGAAGGTGGAGGCCCGGCAGGTGGCTGAGGGGCAGGAGCTGGCCGGCAGTGCGGTGCTGGCTCCGCGGTTGGAGAAGGGATCGCGAGCCGATGTCTGAGTGGGCTTGGGTGGCACTGGGCTACGGGGTCACCGCCGTGGCCGTGTCGGGGTATCTGATCAGCCTCACGCTGCGGTGGGCGCGGGTGCGGCGCAGGACCGAGGGGCGGCAGTGAAGCGCTACCGGCTGCTGGCGTTCTCCGGGCTCGGCATGGTCGCAGTGCTGGTCGGGGTGTTGGTGTTCGGCAACCTCAACGAGAACCTCGTCTACTACCTCAACCCCAAGGAGGCCGTCGACCAGCGGGACGATTTCGGCGAAGGGCGCCGCTTCCAGCTCGGCGGTCTCGTGGCGGACGGCAGTGTGGTGCACACCGCGGACGGGTTGCGGTTCACGCTCACGTCCCGCACCGGACCGGGTGCGGTCTCCGTCGCCGTCGAGCACCATGGCGCTCCGGCGCAGCTGTTCGAAGTCGGCATCGGGGTGGTGCTGGAAGGCTCTTGGCAGGGTGCGGTGTTCGTCTCCGACACGATGAAGGTCAAGCACGACGAGACCTACCAGCCACCCCCGCCCGGGGGTGAGCGGTCGTGACCCTGGTGACACCGGCGGTCGGCTGGGTCGGCACGCTGCTGGGCCTGTCCGGCTCGGTGGCGCTGGCCGTGTTCGGCTTCCGGGCACAGCGGCGCCCGGACCGGGCGCGCCGCGGCCAGTTGCGGTTCGCGGTCGGCTGCATGCTTGCCGGCGCGCTGCTGGCGATGGGCGCGCTGGAGGTGGCGCTGCTCACCGACAACTTCGCGGTGTCCTATGTGGCCGAGAACCATTCCCGGGCGACGCCGTTGCTGTTCACGATCACCGGCGCGTGGTCGGCGCTGGGCGGCAGCATCGTGTTGTGGGCGCTGGTGCTCACCGGCTACACCGCGGTGGTGCTGCGACAGGTCCGCGACACCGAGGACCGGCTGGGAACCGGCGCGCTGGGTGTACTCGGTGTGGTGAGCGTGTTCTTCTTCGGGCTGGTGTCCACTGTGGCCAACCCGTTCCGGATCCTGCCCGACCCGCCCGCCGACGGGCCGGGTCCCAATCCGATCCTGGCCGATCACCTCATGGTGGCGTTCCACCCGCCCGTGTTGTACCTGGGGTTTGTCGGGTTCACCGTGCCGTTCGCGTTCGCGATGTCGGCGTTGGTGCTGCGGCGGGGCGGGGTGGACTGGCTGCGCCGCACCCGGCGGGCGAACCTGGTCGCGTGGAGCTTCCTCACCGGCGGCCTGGTACTCGGGGCGTGGTGGTCCTACGAGGTGCTCGGGTGGGGCGGCTACTGGGCGTGGGATCCGGTGGAGAACGCCGCGCTGATCCCCTGGCTGGTCGCGACCGCGTTCGTCCATTCCGCGGTGGTGCAGGTCAAGCGAGGCATGCTGCAGGCGTGGAACTTCGTGCTCGTCATCGCCACGTTCGCGCTGACGATCCTGGGCACGTTCCTCACCCGCTCCGGCGTGGTCGCCTCGGTGCACTCCTTCACCGAGTCTGGCATCGGACCGGCATTCCTGGGCTTCCTGGTGCTGGTGCTGGCCGGTGGGTTCACCCTGTTCGCGCTGCGCGGCGAGCGCATCGCCTCGACGTCCCGCCCGGAATCGTTGGCCAGCCGCGAGGGCCTGTTCCTGGTCAACAACCTGCTGCTGACCGTGTTCGCGTTCGTCGTACTCACCGGCACGCTTTACCCGATCCTCGTGGAGGCGCTCACCGGCGACCAGATCTCGGTCGGCCGCCCGTTCTTCGACCGTATGACCGTGCCGCTGGCCTTCGCGCTGCTGCTGGCCATGGGCGTGGGCCCGTTCACCCCGTACCGGCATGCCACCCCACGTGTGCTGTGGGTACGGTTGCGGATTCCGCTGCTGGCCGCCAGCGCCGCCGCCGCGGCCGTGGTGCTGGCCGGGATCCATTCTCCGGGCGTGGTCGCGGTCGTGGCCATCGCCATCGGCATCGCCGCGGCGAGCGTGCGGCAACTGCTGGTGACCGCGCCGAAACCCCGATGGACGGGGATACCTCGCGTGCTGTACGGGCAGCGCGCCTACTGGGGCGGGCAACTGGCCCACCTCGGCCTCGCGCTGGTGGCCGTCGTCATCGCCGTGTCCGGCGCCCTGGCCACGCGCGCCACCGTGACCCTCGATCGCGGCGAGACGGGGGAGTTCGCCGGTTACCAGGTCACCTTCGAACGCACCGCACGCCATCAGCGGCCCGACCGGGCCAGCACCGAGGCACACATCGCCTTCCGGAAGGAGGGCCAGCTGGCCTGGACCGCCCGGCCACGGCTGAACACCTTCGCCAACCAGCCCCAATCGGTGGGACAGCCCGACGTGTGGGAAAGCCCGGCTCGCGACATCTACGTCGCCCTCGCCCGGTTCGAACCGGACCGGGTGTCGCTCAACCTCTACCGCTACCCACTGATGTCCTGGCTGTGGGCCGGCGGCGCCCTCATGGCCGCGGGCGGCTGCTGGGCGTGGAGCGGGCGGACGCGACACACCCGCGAGGTTCCGGAGCGGGTGGCGGCCGATGCGTAGCAGGCTGGTGTACGGGGGCACCGCGCTGGCCGTGCTCGCCCTCCTGGGCGCGGCGGTGGCGGGCCTGCTGACCGGCGGCCCGGGTGCCCGGGACCGGGTATACGAGCTGGAGCAGCGGTTGCGCTGCCCCGTGTGCCAGAGCGTGTCCGTCGCCGAATCGCCATCGGAGAGCGCGGAGGCGATGCGCGCGGTGGTGGCCGAACAGGTCGCGGCCGGACGCAGCGACCAGCAGATCATCGACTACTTCCGTGCCCGCTACGGCGACTGGGTGCTGCTCGACCCGCCCGCCTCCGGCGCCACACTGCCGCTGTGGCTGCTCCCCGCCGGTGCCCTGGCCGGCGGCGCCGTGGTGTTGTTCCTGCGCAGGCGGCGACCGGAGCCCGACGACGAGCTCACCCCGGCCCAGCGCGAGCACGTCGCCCATGCCCTCGACCGGGCGCGAACGCGCATCGAGAACGAGGAGGGGGAGCGGTGAGTGCCGGGCGCGAGCTGCTTGCCCAGCAACGCGACCAGGCCCTGGCCGATCTCGTCGACCTCGAACGCCAGCTCGCCGAAGGGGAGATCCCGGACGAGGCCGCGACACGGCTGCGCCGGCGGTACGAGGCCACCGCCGCCCGTGCCATCGAGGCGCTGGACGTCCAGCCCGACGAGGAACCGGCCGCGGCACCACCCTCGCGCCCGGCGCGACGGGCCCGGGCCAGGCCGGCCGCCTACCTGGTGGCCGGGGCGACGGTAATGGTTGCGGCGCTGGTGCTGCTTCCGCAGTACGTGGCCGAGCGGCCGGATGGTGGCGCCGTGACCGGCAACGAGGCGGTCCAGCCACCCGTTGGCGCCTCGGCGAGCCCGGCACCGCCTCGGCGGGACCTGTCGACGGTGACCGCGGCCGAGATGGAAAGGGTGCTGGCCGCCAATCCCGAGGTACTCGGCATGCGGCTCGCCCTGGCCGAGCGCTACGTCGAGCAGGCCCAGTACGACAAGGCTGCCGAGCACTACGGCCTGGCGCTCGAGCAGGCGCCGAACAACCCGACCGTGCGGGCAGGCGCGGCGTGGCTGCTGTTCAAAACCGGCGACACCGACGCCGCGCTGCGGTTCCTCGACGAGACGCTGAACATCGCACCGGCCTCGCCGGACGTGCTGTGGTCCAAGGCGAGGATCTTGCTCGACGGCCGCAGAGATCCACGCGGGGCCCTGGACATCCTGCAGAGGCTGGCAGCGCGCAGCGACCTGTCGCCGGAACGCCGCGCGGAGGTCGACCAGCTAACGGCGCGTGCCCAGGAGGCAGCCAGCCGATGACCACAGTGGACAGCCTGGCGGCGGCGCGAGCCAAGCGCTGGCGGATGGTTCGCTGGATCGCGCTGCTGGCTGTCGTCGTCGCGGTGGGGATCGGCGCCGTGCTCGGCAGCCGGCTCGGCGAGGACCCGACGCTGGTCGACAGTCCCCTGATCGGCAAGCCCGCGCCGACCAAGCCGCTGCCCTACCTGGAGCGTGAAGGAGCGCTGTCGCTGGCCGACCTGCACGGGCAGATCGTCGTGGTCAACTTCTGGGCATCCTGGTGCACCGCGTGCCGCGAGGAACACGCCGCGCTCGTGTCCGCGGCGAACGCCTACCGAGCGGCGGGCGTGACCTTCGTCGGCGTCAGCTACCAGGACCAGAGATCCGCCGCGACGTCGTTCCTCGACGAGTTGGGCCGCGGCGACCCCGGCGCCTACCGGTACGTGACCGACCCCGCATCCCGGCTGGCGCTCGACTTCGGTGTGTTCGGCATCCCGGAAACCTTCGTCCTCGACCGCACCGGAACCATCGTCGCCAAGATCACCGGGCCGTCCACCTACCCCCTGCTGTCCGGCGCCCTCGATGCCGTCCTCGCCGGACGCCGGCCGGCCTCGTACACCGAGGGTTCGGTCCAGCCCGCTCCCGGACGCTGACCATGACCAGCCGCATCCGGCCAAACCCGGCACGGCCCGCGTTCCGCGCGGTGCGAGCGGGAGGACTTGACCGTCCCGGCTACATCGCCAGCGCGAGAACGGCCGGATCACAGAAGGCGACGCCCGTGGCGGCGAGCAGCCCGGCCAGGAGCGGGCCGATCGTCAGCAGTGTCACGATCGCGGTGAGGAGCATGCGCGCGTGCCACCGCTGGGCGAGGGTGGCCGGTTCGGCCAGGCGCTCGGCGCGCGCCACGACCCCCACGCCCGTGGCGCCGAGCGCCCCGGTGGGAAGGGTGACGACGCCGGAAAGGGAGAGCAGGGCACCGAGCACGGTGCGCTGGCCGTGGCAGCGGGCAGCGGTGTCGTCGGCGCACATCTCCAGCAGGCGAGCG
The sequence above is drawn from the Amycolatopsis aidingensis genome and encodes:
- a CDS encoding cytochrome c-type biogenesis protein; the protein is MRSRLVYGGTALAVLALLGAAVAGLLTGGPGARDRVYELEQRLRCPVCQSVSVAESPSESAEAMRAVVAEQVAAGRSDQQIIDYFRARYGDWVLLDPPASGATLPLWLLPAGALAGGAVVLFLRRRRPEPDDELTPAQREHVAHALDRARTRIENEEGER
- a CDS encoding cytochrome c maturation protein CcmE, giving the protein MKRYRLLAFSGLGMVAVLVGVLVFGNLNENLVYYLNPKEAVDQRDDFGEGRRFQLGGLVADGSVVHTADGLRFTLTSRTGPGAVSVAVEHHGAPAQLFEVGIGVVLEGSWQGAVFVSDTMKVKHDETYQPPPPGGERS
- a CDS encoding heme lyase CcmF/NrfE family subunit — its product is MTLVTPAVGWVGTLLGLSGSVALAVFGFRAQRRPDRARRGQLRFAVGCMLAGALLAMGALEVALLTDNFAVSYVAENHSRATPLLFTITGAWSALGGSIVLWALVLTGYTAVVLRQVRDTEDRLGTGALGVLGVVSVFFFGLVSTVANPFRILPDPPADGPGPNPILADHLMVAFHPPVLYLGFVGFTVPFAFAMSALVLRRGGVDWLRRTRRANLVAWSFLTGGLVLGAWWSYEVLGWGGYWAWDPVENAALIPWLVATAFVHSAVVQVKRGMLQAWNFVLVIATFALTILGTFLTRSGVVASVHSFTESGIGPAFLGFLVLVLAGGFTLFALRGERIASTSRPESLASREGLFLVNNLLLTVFAFVVLTGTLYPILVEALTGDQISVGRPFFDRMTVPLAFALLLAMGVGPFTPYRHATPRVLWVRLRIPLLAASAAAAAVVLAGIHSPGVVAVVAIAIGIAAASVRQLLVTAPKPRWTGIPRVLYGQRAYWGGQLAHLGLALVAVVIAVSGALATRATVTLDRGETGEFAGYQVTFERTARHQRPDRASTEAHIAFRKEGQLAWTARPRLNTFANQPQSVGQPDVWESPARDIYVALARFEPDRVSLNLYRYPLMSWLWAGGALMAAGGCWAWSGRTRHTREVPERVAADA
- a CDS encoding heme exporter protein CcmB, producing the protein MTAVTVPGALRQGVELARKDLRLELRAGEALLVTAPFGAVALLLVPLAVGSDVPLLRQVGPGLYWVVVVLFGVLVTLRQSAVDDPALAAMLRLCGVHPGVRLGGRAAANAVLLLAFEVLLAPVAVVLYDPEVSGWPWLLAALPLVAAGLAVLGTLANALAHGLAGRTTLGSLLVVPVALPLLLGASQTLEVARYGRAPWSWLLLMLTVDLATAVAVGLTARHLEEST
- a CDS encoding ABC transporter ATP-binding protein, yielding MSSPQPDTAPVATLFGVAVDVECTAVLRGVDLTVAAGECLGLVGANGSGKSTLLRVLATLLPPVGGRGQILGAALGSAGCAAVRPRIVLVGHAAALYPRLTLRENLQFVARLTGRAERAADDALEAVGLGSARDRRAEVCSQGMLRRAELARVLLSEPRLLLLDEAHAGLDAASVGLVEAVVERVRDGGGTSVVVSHDHPRLRGLADRLVEIADGRVVPVREGAAA
- a CDS encoding TlpA family protein disulfide reductase, whose amino-acid sequence is MTTVDSLAAARAKRWRMVRWIALLAVVVAVGIGAVLGSRLGEDPTLVDSPLIGKPAPTKPLPYLEREGALSLADLHGQIVVVNFWASWCTACREEHAALVSAANAYRAAGVTFVGVSYQDQRSAATSFLDELGRGDPGAYRYVTDPASRLALDFGVFGIPETFVLDRTGTIVAKITGPSTYPLLSGALDAVLAGRRPASYTEGSVQPAPGR
- a CDS encoding tetratricopeptide repeat protein, which gives rise to MSAGRELLAQQRDQALADLVDLERQLAEGEIPDEAATRLRRRYEATAARAIEALDVQPDEEPAAAPPSRPARRARARPAAYLVAGATVMVAALVLLPQYVAERPDGGAVTGNEAVQPPVGASASPAPPRRDLSTVTAAEMERVLAANPEVLGMRLALAERYVEQAQYDKAAEHYGLALEQAPNNPTVRAGAAWLLFKTGDTDAALRFLDETLNIAPASPDVLWSKARILLDGRRDPRGALDILQRLAARSDLSPERRAEVDQLTARAQEAASR
- the ccsA gene encoding cytochrome c biogenesis protein CcsA → MRLFGRRLPLAVAVTVAVGVAGAMLAPPDRLQGNLQRLMYMHVPAAWTAYLSFAVTLGASVAWLWRRRSRYDRLAAASAEVGVFFTGLAIALGSIWGKPTWGVWWTWDPRVITTAVMFFVYLGYLALRRAALDPAARARRSAVYGVVAFMQVPIVHMSVVWWRALHQPPTVLKPGEPSIDPTMLAALLVNVLAFTLLYLLMLRARAQLAVLEEKVEARQVAEGQELAGSAVLAPRLEKGSRADV